ATATATCGCTCCCTGTTTGTAATCAGCTCGTACATACCGTCGGCGATAGCATCCGGACTATCAACGTTTTCACAAATGACGCCAGCCTGGCCAACGACTTCCGGCAACGAGGAGCTATTGGCTACGATGGATGGTTTGCTGAAATACATCCCCTCCAGCGGCGGGATCCCGAAACCTTCATACTTACTCAGGTATACAATTCCGGAGCACTCCTTGATGAACCGTTCCTTTTCTGGATCAGGCAGATAATCTGTAAAAACTATCTTGTCATTCATGGACAGCTTTTCGGCCGCGGCAAAGATACCGTCATAATTCCAGCCCTTTTTACCTATAATGATATACCTGAAATGGGGCAGGTTATATTTTTCTATAAGCCGTTTGAAGCCTTTCATTGAGTTTTCTAGGTTTTTCCCGGGCTCAATCGTGCAGATCGTAACAAGCGTTGGGAGGCATGATTGCTCCGCCTGAAAACGAGTAGCGGGTAAAAAATTGTACACTACCTTAACCTTTTTTGAAGGGATGCCGGTGAGAAACAATATATCCTTTTTCGAATGCTCCGAAACTGTGATTACCATATCTGAAAGCCGCGACGCCCACTTTGATATAGCCCGTACATATATTCCCCTTAACCGACCGTATTTCTCCCGGATGAAGAAAGGGATCATGTCGTGTACAGTACATACGTACTTCACCTTTCTTCCGATGACCACCGCCAACAAAGGCATCACGGGCGTCGGCGCATAATAGGAGCCCTTTTTCCCGACAAATAAAAACGGCATAACCAATTGCTCATACAATATGCGCATCAGAAAGCTATTCATCTTCTTCACGGGCCTGAGGATAATCCTCTTATCGTCTGGAATAGAAAAAACAGTTCTTACATCCAGCTGATCGTTGCAAAATATGTGAACTTCATCAAATTTCGGGAACAGGCGTTCCTCGTAATTTATTTGTTCAAATAAACGCTTCATGAAATACCCCGCACCAGCAATTTGACGTGAGCTAAAATTTAGTAAGTTAATGTACAACGTCATGATTTGCTTTGGGTTTAAAACAGAAACTAACTAAATATTGTATAGCCAGGTAGATAACTGTTAATGGTGCAATGCCGAAGTAGTAAAGAATAAGCGAGGCGTTGTTCTTACCCGATTTCAGAAAAATCTGGTAAGTGTATTTTCTGAGAAATCCTGTAAAAAATCCTATGATAATGACACTATAAAAACCGAAATCCGCATAGATTGTACCTAATCCAAATGAAGGCATATAATTCGCGGCTGCCTCATCCGGTAAGAAATCATAGTTCAGAATGGCAAATCCGAATGCGACCGGTTTGCCCGGCCACACCAACCGGGGAATGTACTTGTACCATGAGGAAACGTAAATTTCCCCATGATAAAGCTCAGCTCTTGGCTTCGACAATTCGTCCAGCAGAAAAGACTGCTTCTCATAGATATCGAAGTAACGGATAGCGGCCAGAAAAGGGTTTTCGAAATAGGTGCGGGACTGCATGAAATGGTAGCCGATAAATAACAAAAAGATCGGCACTGCCCATATCAACATCTTCTGAAACTTTATCCCTCTATATTCCTCGAAGAAAATGGCAAAAAATAACAGGAGGTTGAAAATTGCGAACTTGTTACCCGAAAACACTAGCAAGAACATCAACCCGATCGTAAAAGGGGTAAATTTCCGCTTATGAGCAAGCAATAGCATGATACTGAGGAAAAGAAACGTTTTGCCCAAGTCATATAACGAAGCGAATTGACTGAACACCACAGTCTCATAATAACATCTGATGCCTCCCAGGGTAAGTCCGCATGCGAACAGAATTGGTAACGTGGGAGCAATAAATACACCTGCCGTCGCCAGATCTACTCCGGCCACACGCGAGGGACTATTAATAGACGCCAGTGAAAAAGATTTCAGATTCGTCATCGTACCCGCAAACAATGCTGTCACATAGGCAATGATAACCCAGTCTGACTTCACATTATCTTC
This genomic interval from Chitinophaga horti contains the following:
- a CDS encoding glycosyltransferase family 4 protein, translated to MTLYINLLNFSSRQIAGAGYFMKRLFEQINYEERLFPKFDEVHIFCNDQLDVRTVFSIPDDKRIILRPVKKMNSFLMRILYEQLVMPFLFVGKKGSYYAPTPVMPLLAVVIGRKVKYVCTVHDMIPFFIREKYGRLRGIYVRAISKWASRLSDMVITVSEHSKKDILFLTGIPSKKVKVVYNFLPATRFQAEQSCLPTLVTICTIEPGKNLENSMKGFKRLIEKYNLPHFRYIIIGKKGWNYDGIFAAAEKLSMNDKIVFTDYLPDPEKERFIKECSGIVYLSKYEGFGIPPLEGMYFSKPSIVANSSSLPEVVGQAGVICENVDSPDAIADGMYELITNRERYIAHIPDQLSKFSPLEQEIKFVDVLTVNNL